GGGTTCATCGGTGTATTTTCTGATACTGCGCCTTGTTAAAATAGCTTCCAGAGCATCCATGCCTCTCTCCATCAGTGGCTCGGGTATTAGGACTTTGTCCCAGGGGGTCGATGTGCCGAGAAAATTTTACAAAATTCCGTTGGAAGGGACGAGACAAATGTCGGGGCCAAATCAACTTCGGAAATCTACTGGACCATAGCTGCGGAAGCTTGTCTTTTCCGACTTGACTCTCGTTCCGCGACACGAGCTTTTTTCTGCCATTCTTCGATCTGAGCATGTTGAATTTGAGCTTTGCGCATCAATTGCCTGTAACGCGCTTCCAGAGACGGATTTGAACTTCCGACTTGCTGATACATGTTCATGAAACGCGTATCGTACGCATTGCCTGCCGATATGGCGCCCATGAGTACAACCAAGCACGATACAGCGGCAACAATTATTCTTGTCATGGCACATCCCCCTACCCCAACGAAACGTGTTTACCGAATTAGATAAATGTACTTCGAGAACGATTCGAAAAATTGTGAAGCAACATTCATTTGTCCTGGGGAAAAAAAAGGAGTGTCGAGTCCCGGAGAGGCGAACCAACGATAGCCGCGAATGCAGACTATCCATTCAGTTGTCCGTGCGAAAAATCCCCCCTCCCCTCCATAGGTGCCAAAATAAGAGCATCCACTCTCAGCTTTCCTGGTGGGGGTCGGCGTCTCTGCCGACACATGTTGATGGAAAACGCTCGCGAACAGCCAGGAATCTACCATTCAGCAACTAGCTGTAACAATGAAGTCTCTAAGGATTCTCGTTGTTCACTCTCGAGCGGTTCTGGTGTCGACCTTTTCTGCTTACCCACATCCTGAACGATTAGGAAGCCTTGAGACAGTCTCCGAGATCTACCCCTGCAGTCAACATGCTCAAGTGAGTGATCGTGTTAAAAAAACTTTTTCATTGACCGTCGAGCACCCCAACTGTACAAATCATGCTGAATCTTCAACTCTCTCCCTGATCTCCACTATTTACTTCGGAAAGGAGGGTTCCCATGCGAAAGACTGGAATTCTTTCGGCTTGCGCAGTTGCGGTACTGGTTGTTCTCGTCTGTTTTTCCTGGGCCGGCGAGGAAGAGGTTATAAACTCCATTGTAGCCGCCAGGACCTCCACAAAAACGTTCCCCTTACCTTCCGCTCAAATTCCGGACTTGGATCTCAATAAAGCCTATGCGCTGCAACGCACGCTAACGGAACGTCTGGTAAAGAGCGGTCACCGGATCGGCGGCTTTAAGGCCGGCTTGACTTCTGAAGCGGGCCAGAAAAGGTTCGGGGTGGATCGTCCTTTATTGGGACCGTTGTTCAAATCGGGAGAACTGGAGCCCGGAGTTTCCCTGGAACCGAAGGATTTCACGAGACTTTTCATCGAGGTGGAAATAGGGTACCTCCTGGGTGACAAGATAACCGAACCAGTTCAAGACGTGGAGACTCTGAAAAAGAAGATCAAGGAAGTGTTTCCTGCCGTAGAGCTTCCGGACCTCAGGTTCGATGATATGAAAAATCTCAAAGGCGCGGATATCGTCGTAGATGCAGTTTCTTCATCCAAATATATCGTGGGAAGAAGAATGCCAGCCGATAAGGTGGATGTATCCGCAGTGTCGGTGATTCTGAAACTCGATGGTAACGAGATAAACAAGGGCCAGGCTTCCGATGCTCTGGGAGACCAGTGGAAAGCGCTGCTCTGGCTGGTGAATAGCGCGGTAGAACAAGGCTGGACTCTCGAACCGGGCTATATTTTCATCACTGGAGCATTGGGCAACATGCTTCCCGGCAAACCGGGTAAGTACGAAGCAGACTGGGGATCGTTAGGTAAAATCTCCTGGACCGTAAAATAAATGAAAACAGCAAGATTGCCTGGGCCGCACCAAAATGACATGGCGAATTCACCCGGGAGTGAGACGTAAATCGTCGAGGTGTGTCTAATAGGGTACGACTCATCTTATTCGTAAAAAGTTAAGAGTTTAATTTGAGGAGAGAGATGCTATGAGGTTCTTGATAATTGGTATACTGTTGATTGCATTCTCGAATTTTTATCGTTCTGCTCCATCGAGGTGCTGTAGAATCGTAGATTCCAAGAATTCGTTTGCCCATCGAGTAGAAGCGTCTCAAACCGCTTCCACGAAGAAATAACCTACGCGGAGCATCGCAGCTCCGCGGAACAATCCCGCTTTCATTTTTTTGAGGGTTTTTCGTCATAGAATAGAATGTCCAGCATCAGGGCAATTCCCCCACCTGCAGCAGCAAGAAAGAACAGCATGGCAATACCCGGATACCCCAGAATCCTGAATTCCGTCTGTACATTGAACAGCATTGCTGCTCCAACAATGAGCGCTGCCAATATGAGTCCCAGAGTAATTCGGTTCGCGATTTTCTGAAGCCCATTCATGAGGTATTTCTCATCAATGGCATCGATCTTCATTTCAAGCTCGTTCTTGGCCAGTTTCTCCAGGCTGGTTCCGAGGACTGTGGGAAGGCGCGTGAAAAACTCTTTCATCTCCAGAATATTGCCGAATATGGTCGAAGGTGAGGCACTCTTGAGGATTTTGGAACGGATGATCCGTGCCAGGTTTGACCGGATAGATGTATTGGGGTCGAAGTTGGGGTCCAGAGTGCGGGCTACGATATCCAGATTCAGGAGGGTTTTCCCCAGAAGCGTTAACTCCGGAGGCAAACGGAGCCCCGAATCTCCAGAAAATCGAACAAATTCCATAATGGCTGTCCCGATATCCAAATGTTGCATGTTCAGATCGGTTATCATCACCGCAATATGATTTCTGAATCCGTCTTGATCGAATTTAGGCCTTCTTTCCCCTATCTTTATTGCGAGCGCGGCAACGTCCTCATGGCGCCCCTCACCTATGGCTCTGATGAGGTGCAACAATCGGTCCTGTAATTCCGGAGATATTTGTCCTACCATGCCAACGTCCAGCAATGCTATGCGATGGTCATTCGTAAGAAACAGGTTGCCTGGATGAGGATCTGCATGGAAGAAACCGTCTACAATGATCTGGCTGAGGTAGGCACGGAATAATTCCTCAGCCAGAGCGGTTCCGTCTATTTCTGTCCTGGCAAGGGGAGTCAGTTCGGTAATTTTCCTGCCCGAAATGTACTCCATGGTAAGCATGCGAGAACTGGAATATTCGTCTATCGGCAACGGCACCACAACGAGACTGAATCCCGCGAGGTTGCCTGCCAGGAGTTTCATATTGCGAGCTTCCTGTCGATAATCGAGTTCTCGCATCAGTGTCCTGCGGAATTCTTCCACCATCTTGTGGAATTCAAAGCGCTCGCTGAGAGGTGTTCTGTCCAGGAACTCAGCGATTTGCATGAGTATTTCCAGGTCTTCTACAATTTGGGCGCGAATTCCCGGTCTTTGGACTTTGACGGCAACCGTGCGTCCGTCTTTCAGACAGGCTTTGTGGACCTGCCCCAGCGATGCCGCGGCAATTGGTGTTTTATCGAAATGGTCGAAAGCAAGTGGTATGCGGATACCCAATTCCGATGCAACGATTGCATCGACCTGATCGTAGGGAAACGGCTCTATTTTGTCTTGAAGCCGTGCCAGAGCCCGAATATATTCCACCGGGAGAATATCTGCACGAGTGGAGAGGATCTGACCGAGTTTGATGAATGTAGGCCCCATCCGCTCAAGATCGCTCGCCAGTTCCTCGGCTCTGGGAACTACCTCGGTAATAGCTGTCTCATGCCTGAGAGCCTCCTCCAAACCGGCGCTCTTCACCAGGTCCGATCTCCCGTATTTTATGAACAGCAAAATAATATCTTTGTAGCGTCTCAGATGTAATGGTGTAAGCCGAATGTCCACACATGACCTCGCGTTTCATCAAGCGGTTTGCGCGTTTGTCGTCGAGTACCACACCGAACAATCGTAGCGTTATGTATTCACTCTTCTGACATCTCCAGAGACGAAAAGTTGAAGATCTGTTCACGGATTGTGTCGACCATCTCCGGCATCCCAGGTTGATAGTTGAGTAAGATGTTCAAAACCGCACGAGTTCGGTGAAAGCGGCCCAATTTGGGATCAATGTTGGCGGCGGCCCGAAAAAACGCTGACTTTCGCTCCAGTTCACGTTAACATAAGAAAGGCTTCCGCTAATGAGAACTCAATCATACATTACGGAATTCTTCCATTTACGTCGACATGGCGTCAACACCTGTTGTCTGGAACCGCACTCATGACGTATGCAACAGTAATCGAATTCGGCTCGAACACGACAAAAGATCCGCTTTTCCGCTTTTCCGAACGACCAGATATCTCGCTCGTACATTCATGCGGCAGATGTCACCCGATGAGTAAACAGGGTTTGCGCTTCGTTTTTTGCTTCATTGTATTTTTCTTGACAACGGTGACGAGCGAAGCAGGTCCTGACAACAAAATATCGTTCTTGCCTCAATGGCTGCCTCAGGCACAATTCGCCGGCTATATGGCGGCCCGGGATAAAGGCTTTTACCGGGAAAAAGGATTGGATGTGAGCATGATGCGGGGTGGGCCCGGTGAACCGCCTATGGACGCATTGAATGCAGGAAAAGCCGACTTTTGCACCACCTGGTTATCTACGGCTATTCAGCGACGAGCAGCAGGAGACCCCATTGTTAACATCGGTCAAATTATCCAAAGATCCGCCCTCATGTTGATTTCGAAGAGAAGTGGAACCATCCAGGCG
The sequence above is a segment of the Desulfomonile tiedjei DSM 6799 genome. Coding sequences within it:
- a CDS encoding 2-keto-4-pentenoate hydratase, whose product is MRKTGILSACAVAVLVVLVCFSWAGEEEVINSIVAARTSTKTFPLPSAQIPDLDLNKAYALQRTLTERLVKSGHRIGGFKAGLTSEAGQKRFGVDRPLLGPLFKSGELEPGVSLEPKDFTRLFIEVEIGYLLGDKITEPVQDVETLKKKIKEVFPAVELPDLRFDDMKNLKGADIVVDAVSSSKYIVGRRMPADKVDVSAVSVILKLDGNEINKGQASDALGDQWKALLWLVNSAVEQGWTLEPGYIFITGALGNMLPGKPGKYEADWGSLGKISWTVK
- a CDS encoding ABC1 kinase family protein; its protein translation is MDIRLTPLHLRRYKDIILLFIKYGRSDLVKSAGLEEALRHETAITEVVPRAEELASDLERMGPTFIKLGQILSTRADILPVEYIRALARLQDKIEPFPYDQVDAIVASELGIRIPLAFDHFDKTPIAAASLGQVHKACLKDGRTVAVKVQRPGIRAQIVEDLEILMQIAEFLDRTPLSERFEFHKMVEEFRRTLMRELDYRQEARNMKLLAGNLAGFSLVVVPLPIDEYSSSRMLTMEYISGRKITELTPLARTEIDGTALAEELFRAYLSQIIVDGFFHADPHPGNLFLTNDHRIALLDVGMVGQISPELQDRLLHLIRAIGEGRHEDVAALAIKIGERRPKFDQDGFRNHIAVMITDLNMQHLDIGTAIMEFVRFSGDSGLRLPPELTLLGKTLLNLDIVARTLDPNFDPNTSIRSNLARIIRSKILKSASPSTIFGNILEMKEFFTRLPTVLGTSLEKLAKNELEMKIDAIDEKYLMNGLQKIANRITLGLILAALIVGAAMLFNVQTEFRILGYPGIAMLFFLAAAGGGIALMLDILFYDEKPSKK